The Clostridia bacterium genome includes a window with the following:
- a CDS encoding cupin domain-containing protein: MEDAFNPRRQGKVHWHEEIVRPIKVAPEKLVHKNPLKDMYYDAQDRKHKARDVDLPMRTMNIHISEIPVGSATRLHKHHNEAVIYIIKGKGHTMIQGRRFDWEAGDFLYVPPFCWHSNHNDGDEPAYFMGITNKRLLNWLGLDRKVEAEVHVSMEEVEREIAAEDYSPYSWYRIDPEQGIRFGPDDRK, from the coding sequence GTGGAAGATGCTTTCAATCCGCGACGCCAAGGTAAGGTTCACTGGCACGAGGAAATAGTACGACCAATTAAAGTAGCGCCTGAGAAGCTGGTCCATAAGAACCCGTTAAAAGATATGTACTACGATGCTCAGGACCGGAAACACAAAGCCCGGGATGTAGACCTCCCTATGCGGACTATGAACATCCATATCTCGGAGATTCCTGTGGGCTCGGCTACTCGGCTTCACAAGCACCACAATGAGGCCGTGATCTACATCATTAAGGGCAAAGGACATACCATGATTCAGGGCCGTAGATTTGACTGGGAAGCGGGAGACTTCCTGTATGTGCCGCCGTTTTGCTGGCACAGCAACCACAATGATGGCGACGAGCCGGCGTATTTTATGGGCATTACTAACAAACGCCTGCTCAACTGGCTGGGGTTAGATCGCAAGGTTGAGGCTGAAGTGCATGTAAGCATGGAAGAAGTAGAAAGGGAAATTGCGGCTGAGGACTATTCTCCCTACTCCTGGTATCGCATCGATCCGGAGCAGGGCATCAGGTTTGGCCCGGACGATAGGAAATAA
- a CDS encoding tripartite tricarboxylate transporter TctB family protein produces MRRRGEIIFAVGLMALAVAFVAVALGYNPIARRMPLIVAIFTVIALIAYFIGQLGAGKSEEEKVANQGPGSVTKSAVVPTKNDVRILSWLLVLLASVYALGILVGSALFTVLFYRFEAKQGWLGSVIFGVVLALTLYGAFQGGLQLRLYNGLVMEFFS; encoded by the coding sequence ATGAGGCGTCGGGGGGAGATCATTTTTGCGGTTGGTTTAATGGCCCTGGCGGTGGCGTTTGTAGCTGTAGCTCTAGGCTATAACCCCATTGCCCGGCGCATGCCCCTAATTGTGGCCATCTTTACGGTGATTGCTTTGATTGCCTATTTCATTGGACAGCTTGGAGCAGGTAAGAGCGAGGAGGAAAAGGTAGCAAACCAGGGACCTGGCTCGGTTACCAAGTCCGCGGTCGTACCAACCAAGAACGATGTTCGTATCCTGTCGTGGCTACTGGTGCTTCTGGCTTCGGTCTATGCCCTGGGTATCCTGGTTGGGTCGGCTTTATTCACCGTCTTGTTCTACCGCTTTGAAGCTAAGCAAGGGTGGTTAGGATCCGTCATCTTTGGTGTAGTGCTGGCGCTGACCCTCTACGGCGCTTTCCAGGGCGGGCTTCAACTTCGCCTTTATAACGGCTTGGTGATGGAATTCTTTAGTTAG